The genomic region TCTGCCAAGTAGAAAAGCTGGTTTTGATAATGGAAAATCCTCGGTGATAGCCGAGGATTTTTTTCTTGTGTGTATACAGGGCATCTTTGTATACAAGTTTTTTCAAATTTTTTGAAAAAAAGAATTTCATTTTTGGTGCGAAAAAAGGGCTTTACAACGGCCAAAAATTATTGACAGCCCGTCTTGTAATTACAACGTTGAGTGTGTAAAAATTTTCTGGCGCGGTACTGTATACTGTAAAAAAATCCCTGTGTATACAGAATTTGCTGTGTTAAAAGTTTTTTGTCCATTTGCATGCGTTGTAATTACAACGATTGAAGTTTGGATGTTGTAGTAAAATTTTCTTTGTTGCATACAAATTAACTTTCTTGACATATTGTCCATAGCAACTGTATTGCGGTTTGGAATATTGCGGGCTACGCAAATTAATTTATTGGCGTATGGGTAAAACAAACAAGGAGTAGTTAAATGAAATCCAAATTTCTGAAGATGGCTGTTGTTGTGGCGGCTGCTTTGGCTCTTGTGAATTGCGGTGATGAATCCAATCCCGCAAACCCCGATCAGAATCCGATTGGCGAACTTTCCAGTTCTAGTGATGTAACTGGCACACCTGATGTAGGTGTTTCCAGTTCCAGCGAAATTGCTGGCCCGATTGCTGGTATCTCCAGCTCTAGCGAAATTGCTGGCCCCGTTGCCGGCGTTTCTAGTTCCAGTGAAATTGCTGGCCCCGTTGCTGGTATCTCCAGCTCTAGTGAAAAGCCTGTTGCTGCTTCCAGCTCCAGTGTTGCAGCTCCGAAGTCCAGCTCTTCCGAAAAGGTTATTCCGTCTTCTTCTTCCGCAGCTCCGAAGGGTATCTTCCTTGCAACGGATACCGACGAAAATAAGGACTATATGGAAGTTGAATATCTTGAACGCACCGGTCCGGATGGTGGAGCAATTCTTTCCTACCCGAAGCGTCTTTCTGACACCCAGAAGCACGGCATCGTTGTTTGGGGCCCGGGTGGCGGCACTCCTCCGGGAGATTATCCGGGCATGATCAAGCGTCTCGCATCTCATGGCTTCGTTGTCATTGCTGTTAGCAGCTCTCCTGGTGATGGCTCCAAGGCAATTGCTGCTTTGAACTGGTTGGAACAGAAGGCTAAGGATTCCAATGGCCCGCTTTACAACAAGCTTGACTTCACCAAGGTTGGTTGCTCTGGCCACTCTATGGGCGGCCTTGAATCTGAACAGGCTCTTATCAAGGACAAGCGTGTCATTACCGCTATCATGAATAACAGTGGTGATTTCAGTGGTAACGGTGCAAAGCAGGTTCCCACCGGCATGGGCAAGACTATCGCACTCGTCTACGGTGAAGTTGGTTCTGAAGCTCCGAACGCACAGAACGACTACAACAACCGCGATGTTAAGGTTCCCGCTTGCTTGATCCGTATGGAAAACAACAACTACGGCCATGGTTCTGGTCCGTGGGATGGTCAGGCTGCTACTGTTGCTTGGATGCGTTGGCACCTGGGCGGCGAAGACTTCCGTAAGGCAGACTTTGTCGGTTCCACCGGTAAGTATATCGACGGTCCGGTTTACACTTGGCAGGGCGCTAAGGGTAACTGGAAGGGTCAGTGCAAGAACTTCTAATCCGTTAGTTAGAATTCCTACATAACACACTCCTAAGATCTCTCGGTGAACGCCGAGGGATCTTTTTTGTTATATATTAGAGCGTAGGGCGGGTGAATTTCCGCCTCTAGGAGACATTTATGAACGCAGCTATCCTTACTAACGAGTTCCCGCCGGAAATCTATGGCGGTGCCGGTATTCACGTTAAGTTTTTGACTCAGGAATTGGCAAAGCTTTGCCATGTGGAAGCCCGCTGCTTTGGCGTGCAGAACGATGACGCCGACAATATTCGTGCAATTGGTTTCAGCCGTAAGCTGGGCCTGAACCCGAAGGATGACCGCTTCCAGAAGATTTTCAAGCCCCTGGATATTAACCTCCAGTGGGCTGCTACCATGGATGACATCGACGTTATCCATTGCCATACCTGGTACAGCCACTTTGGCGGCGTTCTCGCTTCCCGCCTGCTGCAGTGCCCGCTGATTCTTACCACCCACTCCTTGGAACCCCACCGTCCGTGGAAGGCTGAACAGCTGGGTGACGGCGGCTATGCCATGAGCTGCTGGATTGAAAAGACTGCTTATGAAGCTGCTGATGGCGTTATCGCTGTGAGCCAGGGCATGAAGCGCGACGTAATGAAGCTTTACGGCGTTCCCGAAGATCGCGTGAAGGTGATTTATAACGGTATTGATCCGGACTTCTATGCACCGACCTTCAGCAACGGCATCCTCGAAAAGTGGGGCGTCGATCCGAATAAGCCTTTTGTTCTGTTCGTGGGCCGTATTACCCGCCAGAAGGGTATCAGCCAGCTGATCCAGGCTATCCCGCAGATCGACAAGAACGCTCAGGTGGTTCTTTGCGCAGGCGCTCCCGACACCCAGGAACTTGCAGACGAATGCAAGGCCCTCATCGAAGAAGTCCAGAAGACCCGCGAAGGCGTTATCTGGATTCAGGAACCGGTTCCGCATGAGGAACTCCGCGTGCTCTACAGCCACGCTACCGTCTTTGCAACTCCGTCCCTCTATGAACCTTTCGGCATCATCAACCTGGAAGCCATGAGCTGCGGTACTCCTGTTGTGGGTAGCGCTGTGGGCGGCATTCCGGAAATCATCGTGGACGGCGAAACTGGCTTCCTGGTTCCCCTGAAGCCTGTTTCTGAAACCAATTTTGAACCGGCCGACCCGAAGGCTTTCCAGACTGATTTCGCCAACAAGCTGAACACTATTCTGGCAAACCCCGAAATGGCAAAGAAGATGGGCGAAGTAAGCCGTAAGCGCGCGATAGACGTATTCAGCTGGAAGGCTATTGCCCAGCAGACCTACGAATTCTATCAGGAATGCATTGAGAGATACAAGAAGGAAGGCAAACGCTAATTTTTTTCAGCGCTTTGCATTTTGAAAGCATAAGAAAAAGGTCCGCAATTTTGCGGGCCTTTTCTAATGCGGATTTTATAAAGACAGCGAATTTAAATCTGCGCGTCCACTAGGATTACTTTGTAATCTTTTCCACGATGGCGCCTGTGGTCAGAAGTTCCGGCAGAACGATTTGCTTGCCTGCGTCACCCTTGGGGTAGATGGCATAGGCGGGCACGCCGGATTTTCCTAGGCTGCGGAGGAGGGCGTTCACGTCGGGAGTTTCGCGGGTCCAGTCAGCTTTCACGCGGGCTACGTTCAGGCTATCCATGGCGCGGGTAAAGTCTTCGCGGTTCAGGACGGCGGCCTCGTTAGCCTTACAGGTAATGCACCAGTCGGCGGAAACATCGATGAATACGGTGCGTCCGGCCTTTGCCATTTCTTCAATGAGGGCGGGGCTGTAACGGTACCAACCGTCTTCCGTCATCTGTTCCGCCATGCGGGCGTCAAAGCGGAACTGCACTTCAGCTTCGTAGCGTGGAGCGAGAATTCCGAACCATGCAATAAATAAGACCGCTGCGGCGCCAACAGCTACGCCGATTTCGCGAATGAAGGCGACGCCTGGCGGGGCGATCTTGCCCAAGGCTACGCTTGCTGCGATGGAAAGTACTGCGACAACTGCGAAGATACCGACGCCTACGCCGCCGGCTTGTTCATTTACAATCCAGAGGAGCCATACGACGGTTGCCAAAAGCAATGCGCCCATTATCTTCTGCAGCTTCACCATCCAGGCGCCCGGCTTGGGCAAAACCTTGAGCATACTAGGGAAGGCACTGACTAAAAGGTAGGGGGCTGCAAGTCCCAGGCCTGCGGCAGTAAAGAACAGAAACAGCACCGGGGCGCTAGCGGTAAAGGCGAAGCCCATGGCGGTACCGAGGAAGGGTGCGGAGCAGGGGGTGCTCAAGAGTACCAGCAATGCGCCTGTGAAGAAGGCGCCAACAAGGCCAGACTTTTGACCGGCGGCGTCCATCTTGGTGGTGGCGCCCCAGGGAAGCCATACTTCGAATACGCCGAAGAAACTCATGGCGAATGCGGAAAGGATCACCACCATAAAGGCGATAAAGCCTGCGCTTTGGAATTGCATGCCCCAGCCTGCATTGCCGCCGCCGATCTTGATGATGGTGATGATGGCTGCCAGCACCCAGAAACTGACGAGGATGCCTGCTGCAGTGCTAACGCCTAATGCGAGAAGTCTACCGCGGCTTTCGCCAGCCTGCTTGATGAGGCTGAAGAGCTTGAGGGAAAGTACCGGCAACACGCAGGGCATCAAGTTCAGGATTGCACCGCCGAGCAAGGCGAACAGCAATAGGGCAAGCGTGCCGGCGGCGGGACCGTTCTCTTCATTTGTTACGGGCTCGGCTTCAGAACTTGCTGGAGTTGTCGCGACGGTCGCGGCGGTTGAGTCTGTATTTTCCTTAGCTTCATCATCGAAAGCTATGGCGAATTTCTCACCATCGTTTTTTTTTACGGAACCAAGGCTCATGCCCTTGATGTCAATAGTCTTTTCTGCAGGAGCGAGGCAGATGGAATTGTCGCAGGCCTGGTAATGGAATGTCACCTTGGTAGTGGTACTATCGTAGCCATCTTCGACAGATTCAATGGGAAGTTCCACCTGGAAGTTTCCGCGGAATACCAGGTTCTCCAAATCCAGGGCTTCGCTGTATTCCTTGATGGCGGTAGGCCACTTGGGTTCGCCGAACTTGATACCTTGTGCCTCCACATCAATGGAGGAAGGCTTCAGAAATTCATCGGCAGCGACATTGGCGTTTACATGCCAGTTGTCAGGAATGACGATGTTCACAATCAGCTTGGAATCCTTGCTCAGCGCGCCGGTAGAATAATCCATCCACATGTCCGGAGGAGGCATGCTGTTCATGTTGAATTCCTGCGCATAGGTTGTCAAGGGTAGGATAAGAAAAAAAGCCAACATCAATGCATTTTGCAAACAGTTGTTTGCAAAATTTTTTAAGGTCTGTTTTTTCGTGTTCATTTTCATAAATTAGAACCCAACTGAAAGACCGCTGTCAAAATTCTCGTGTTTACTATATGCCTAAACAAGGAATTTTAACAGAACTAAATCAAAAACTAGAACGCGTTTGGAAGGAAAACGCAACACAAATCTATAAACTTTGCTCTCGGAGGAGTAATTCCATTGAGGTTGCGAAGGACCTTTTTCAAGATGTCGCCTTAAAATTCTGCAAATCGGCGCATTCCTTGAATTTGGATGAACCGATGGCTTGCTGGTTTTCGGTGGTCGTAAAGAATGCCTATTGCGATCAGTTTCGTCGTCGGTTCCGGGAAACTTCCTTTTCTTGCCTAGCCGAGAATGGAATCCCCTACGATGTAATTCCTGCCAGTGCCTCGGTGCATTTCAATGACGAGGCAGGGCAAGCGGATGCTGAAAAAGAATTGTATTTCCTCATGTCGGAACTGAATGCCCGTGAAAGAGCTTCCGTTGAATTGACTTTCTTGGAAGGGGTATCCTTGGATGAGGCTTGCGTTTCACAACAGGTCTCAAGACGAGGCTTTACGAAAAGAAGACAGAAAGCATTTTTGAAAATGCAGAAAAAAAGGAGGGACATCAACAATTTTCTTGAAAAGAACGATGCTCTGACGCTTATTTTGAAAAAGTTGCTAACAAAGGCTGGGTAAATTTCGTAATTTTTCAGTGTGAAGTTTTTCTCGTATATCATCGCTATTCTTCTTTGTGTTTCGGAGGCTGCCGCATTTGATGTCTGGTGGTCCTTCTCGTATCCTTATCCTATACGAGACGGTGTGCCCTATGAAAACGGAGTGCTTCTTGCCACTGCCGGAGGCGTCCGCTATAGAACCCCGAAGGAGGATGTGACCTACCATTCTGAAGATGGTCTGGAAACTTCTGAAATTTACGCCATTGCATCTACGGGAATTGGAATTTTTGCCATTTCGGAATTTGGACAGGTTGCGGTTTTTCACGAGGCGAAAAGGGCGTGGCAGGTACTGAACCGATCCTATGTGCAAAATTCGGCTCGTGCAGTTCCCGGTGCGACTGTAGGCGCAGGCGCTCTTCTTGTGATTGGCTTTGAAGATCGTTTGGCATTCTTTGACATTGAATCCGCTTCCTCTATCCTGACCATAAACCGAGTCGGCCCAAGAAAGCTTGCTACGGATGGTATTGTCCGTGTTGCCGTTCATAATGATTCGCTGTATGTTCGCCTTAAGAATGATGAGGTGTACGCGCGTCTAATGGACTGGGACGGTATTCGTTCTGATACCCGCCTAGCTGATCCTGAATCATGGGATTTGGTGGACGATTACAAGGACAACAAGGATTTGAAGCTGCGTGATTCCTTGTGGACCATTTCTACCAAGAAAGGCAAGTATAAAATAACCGACTACAGCATCGACTTTGAAAAAGATGGTGAAGTTGAAAATCTTGCCTATCAAAAAGATTTCCAGCTGGAAGGCCTTTATGAAATAGCTGCAATGCCCAGGGGCGGTTTCCTAGGTGCGTCCGTAAAAGGAAAAATCGCCGTAAGCGATGGCAGTATTTGGAACGTCTCCCCGTTCTTTGGTGGAAAGGGTAGTGATGGTGCTACAAAGGACCACCGGTTAAAGGTACTTTCTATATTGCCCGATGGAACTTCCTTCTTCCATGTCTGGGGGCTGGGTTTCTTCATTCTTTCTCAGAATGCGGGTTCCGTGGAACATTCCTTCTTGTCTAAGGACAACTACTGCTACGAAAATTTTGCCGCAGGTTGGACGATTGCTATTGGCTCCACTCCGGCTCCCGACGGTTCTGGATTCCTTACTGCGGTTATAGGACCTGCTGAAAAGCGAGGCGGCTATACCTTGGCCTATTTCACGAAGAAGGGCGAAGTCCACTGCGCTCAGGTTGACTCTGTGTTCTCTACGGGTGGACCGATGTATTCTACCATTGACGAAAATGGTTCCTGGGTCGTGTACATGGGAGCCAAGGAAGGTCTTGGTTCTGACAATGGTAGCTTTGATATTATCCGTTTCCGCTCCCCAAAGTCTCGAGGCAATGAAATCGTAATTGACTCCGTGAGAACGATTGGCGGCGTTACACCTCCGATTGTTGACGTTGCCTATGATTCTATAGGCAAGCGTATCTGGATGGTTTCTTCTACAAACCTGTTCTATTACGACGATGAACAGGATACCCTGTATTCTCCGTTGTCCATTAATGGCTTGCGCGGCGCGGACTTCTCGTCCATCGAAGCTGATGCTCATGGTAACCTGTGGACGGGAACTTCTAACCAGGGCGTTTACAGATTGTCGCAGAAGGGAAAATCTCCAGACACGCTTTCCGTTATCCGTTTCACGACAAAGAACGGCTTGTTCAAGGATGATGTTCGTGATGTTGCCATCGACCCTGTTCTGGGCGTAGGCTGCTTTGCTCATGAGAACGGCGCCTCCTGCTATAGACGCAATGATTTCTTGAGTGCAAAGAAAAATATGACGGATTCTGCCGATGTTGATGTAAAGGCATTCCCTATTCCGTTTAGACCTAAAATTCATGGTTACTTCACAATTGCAAACATTGCAGAAAATGCGACGGTAAGCATTTACAACAAGGGTGGCGCATTGATCCGCTCCTTTAGTAATGACGAGATTGTTGGTGGTAAGCTGGAATGGTACGGAAAGGGTCGAGACCAACGTTTTGTTGCTCCCGGAGTCTATTATTACGTTGTGAATACTCCTTCCAAGTCGAAGAAGGGAAAATTCATTATCATCCACTAGAAGGTTTTTATGAATAAGTTTTTTGGATTTTGCGTTGTTGCCTTAGTGCTTTCCCTGGTGTCCTGTGCAGGCGAACGCCAGGGTTTGGTATGTGAAGAAATCGAATACCGTTTGAATACCATGACTTATTCTCCGGACCAGCGTGCCTATATGGAAGAGGAACTTAGGACCTGCCGCGATGAGGAAGCCCAGAAGAGGGGAGCCGATGCGGCCTCCCGCCAAAGCATTTACGATCGCTATGCTGCAAGTGATACAACTTCTGGAGATTCTGCCAGGGAAGTTTCTGTTTCCGAAGCATTGCAGGATTCGTCTGGCGTGAAAACCGAAAGTATTTACGACCGCTATTCCAACAAGAATGGGGAGGCTAGTCCCGATACATCTGCCGACGATGCTTCCAACTTCCAGTAATAGGGCTTATTGATGGCTATTGTGCAAACTCTTGCTGGTGAAAATTTTGAACCGGAACTTCCGAAGCGCCTGCTGAAAATTGCAGACGATATTATTGCAGCCGGTGGCCGTGCCTATCTGGTGGGTGGCTGGGTTCGCGATGCGCTTCTTGGAAAAAATTGCCGCGACTACGATGTCGAAGTTTACGATCTTGAACAGGATCAGTTGCTTCCTATTTTGTCCAAATATGGTAAGACAAATTTGGTAGGAAAGGCTTTTGGTGTCATCCATCTTTCTATGAAGGGTGAGTCACTGGACTTTTCGTTTCCCCGTACAGAAAGCAAGGTGGGCTATGGCCATAAAGGGTTTGTGGTAAAGACCGATGCTAAGCTTAGTTTCAAGGAAGCCGCCCTACGCCGTGACTTTACGATTAATGCCATGGGTATGGAACTGCCCGACTTGAAGCTTTGCGATCCTTACGGTGGCATTGATGACTTGAAGTCTCGCTGCTTGCGTCATGTGGGGCCTGCTTTTGCGGAAGATTCCTTGCGTATTCTTCGCGGTGTTCAGTTTGCCAGCCGATTCGCCTTGAACCTTGCTCCAGAAACAGTGGAGATGTGCCGCACCCTTTCGCTGGATGACTTGAGCATTGAACGTCTTTTCGAAGAATTCAAGAAATGGCTTTTGAAGCCGGGTAAGCCGTCTCTCGGTTTGAAGGCTTTCATTGACATTAAACTGGATGAGTACTTTCCTGAAGTGAATACCTCCGGTGAACTTCTTGACGCCATGGTTGGCTGCAGAAAGGGCTTGACGGATGAAGAAGCCGCGGAACTAGCCTTTGCCGCGTTGCTTTCTGGAAATGCTTTCCCAGGTAACGGTTGTGAAGATGTGAAGGCGCTTGCCAACAAGTTCCTTGCCCGCATTACAAATGAAATTCATCTGGTGCGCAAGGTCCCTGAAATTCTGAAATGCTACAGCGAACTGAATTATGAAACGGTTCCGGCGGCTCCAGTGCTGCGCCGCCTTGCGGTTCGTCTGGATGGATTGAAGCTTTTGGCCTTGCTGGTAAAATCCACCCCGAAAACTCAGTTCAAGTCCGCCTCCTTCGCGGAAGACCTTTGGGGCGCCGCGGAATCCCTTGGCGTTCTTAACGTCGCTCCGCAGCCTTTCCTCACAGGAAAAATGCTTATTGATCTCGGTGTAAAGCCGGGCAAGCAGATGGGCGAGATTATCAAGAAGAGTTTCGAACTCCAGCTGGATGGCGAATTGACGAACGCCGACGCTGCCCTTGCCTGGGCTAAGGCAGAACTTTCCGCATAGGGAAACGCTCCGCCTCTTGGATTTTTATTTCCAGCGGAACAAGCCGGTGATGCCTGCGGGAACGCAGAACACGATCATCGGAATTTGAATCAGTTCGGTAGGGATGAAAGCGAACATCTGGCGTTTGGCGTGGAGCTTTGCTGCGGCGATGCTCAGGAACACAAAGTCCACGATAATCTTCGGCAGGATGGAGAATACGCACCACTGCCAAGGACAATCCAGAAGCAATACGCACCACGGACTGATGAACATCCAGATGTAGTAGGTGTAAATCAAGGTCAGCAGGAAGATGTAGGCCTTGCTTTCGTAGCTGGTGCCGTTGCTGCTCCAGCGGGCGCGCTGGTTGAACAATTGCTTCCAGGTGTCCACAGGGGCGGTTTCAATAACAGCGTCCTTGTCCAGGTTGTAGCAGACCTTGGTGCCGGGGATTTTCATCATCTTGTGGATGAGCATGTCGTCGTCACCGCTACTTAAATTGATCAGGTCGCCGAATCCGCCCACTTCGAAGAAAAGTTCCTTTTTGTAGGCGAGGCATGCGGCGCTAGCCACAATGGGGTGACCCCAGCTGAATCCGGCCCCTTCCATGGCGGTGTATCCCAAGGTTTCCAACTTCTGGAAAAGGTGGGGCATGGTGCGGCTGCCGTTGTTCTGTTTCGGACCTTGCACGATGCAGATTCCGTCCACAAAGCGGCCAGCCATGGAGGTAATCCAGCTCTTGCGTGGAATGCAGTCGGCATCCATGGTCAAAAGGATTTCGTTCTTGGCAATCTTGAATGCACTTTCCAAGGCACGCTTCTTGGGGCTTGCGATTTGGGGCAAGTCCTGGGGGAGGCTAAGAACGCGGAACTTGGGATGGTCCTTGGCGAAGTTCTCGAGAATTTCCTTGGTGCGGTCGGTGGAACGGTCGTCTACGCAAATGACTTCCCATTCGCCGGCGTAATCTTGTTCGGCCAGGGCTTCCAAAGTTCTCTGGGCGAATTCCTCTTCATTGCGCATGGGCACCACAACGGATACGCTGGGGGTGGCCTTAGGACCTTTGTAACGGCGCGTGCGGATAAGTCCTATAATGAAGAATAGGAACAAAAGCGTATAAATCGCCGTTAAACATGCAATGAGAATTCCACCCATGGTGAACCAAAATTAGAAAAAAGGGCTGTCCGTTAGACTTGACTATATCCATTTTTGCTACTTTTCAAGGCATGATTCACCCTTCCGCATTTGTTCACCCCTCTGCAAAAGTTCACGAATCGACCTTTATCGGCCCGTGGTGTCTTGTGGACGAGGGGGCTGAAATTGGCGAGGGAGTCCGATTGGAAAGCCGAGTCCATGTCTATGGCGGTGTAAAAATCGGCGCCAATACACGTGTTTTCGACGGGGCTGTTCTTGGCGCTCCTCCCCAGGATCTAAAGTATGCCGGGGAACCGACCCGCCTTGAGGTGGGGGAGAACTGCACCATCCGTGAATACTGTACTTTGAACCGTGGCACTGTTCAAGGTGGTGGCTGTACTCGCGTTGCAGACAAAGTATTAATTATGGCTTACTCTCACGTGGGGCATGATTGTCAAATTGGCCGTGGGGTGGTCATCGCCAACGGCTGCCAGCTAGGTGGCCATGTTCGCATTGGTGAATTTGCTACTATCGGTGGCGTTACCGCCATCCAGCAGCGCAATCAGGTGGGCGCCTACGCTTTCGTGGGCGGAACCTACAAGGTGGACAAGGATGTTCCGCCCTGCAGCAAGGCCTTCGGTTCCCCGATACGCTTCGGCGCCTTGAACCTTCACGCCTTGCGCCTCCATCCCGAGGAATTCCCCCAGGAACGTATTGAATTTTTTGAAAAGGCTTTCCGCGAACTTTACCGCGGCAAGCGCCCCATGGCTGAAGTCATCGAGGAACTGAAAAAAGGCCCGGAACCATTGTTCCAAGCCTTCTTCGATGAACATTGGGGCGGCACGATCATCCGCCCGTAAATTCTGGGGTTAACCCCGTTCTTGCATCCTACAGACCGAATGCTGCGGGGAAACCTTCGTACCAAGAATCATCATTTCGGCTGTAGGCTTCGAAACCACCAACCTTAGTGAATCCCCAGTACTGCCAGGAAATGTCGTAATCTTCCACGATCTTGATGACTTCCTTGGCCCATCTTGCCTTCATCTTTGCGGACGGCAAGGTGTTGTAAGTGTTGTTGCACTTTGATGTGTTGGCGAAGTCACCACCACCGGAAATACCGAATTCACTCATGTTCATAGGAACGTGTCCGCCGTTTACGTCCGGGTAGAGCTTTTGTGCCAAGGCAACGTACTTTCTAAAGTCTGCGGCTGCAGTCACGTCGTATACTTCGTCGCCTCTGCAGTTGTAGGAGTGGCCTTGGTGAGAGTATGTATAGGGCTCGTAATAGTGGCCAGTGTAGATGATGTTTCCGTCTTCCGGCAATTCGAGCATACCGAGTTCGCCGAATTTTGCTGCCTGGTAGGCTTCAAACATGATAGTCTTGCCGGGAGCGTTTGCACGGATGACCTTGTATGCGTCCAATTCGAATTCGGCGACAAGGTTTGCGAACTTACAGGTAGGTTCGTTAATGATTTCTAGAACGACCATGCTGTCGGGGAATTCTTCCATTTCCTTTGAAACTTGATTCCAGAGAGAAAGGAAGTGCATCTTTTCGTCAATGAAGGCTTGCGGATTTGTTACGTAGTTACCGCAGGCATCGTTCAATTCGTCGTAGTGGTGGAAGTTGACAATAACTGCAAGCCCCTGGGCCAAAGCGAGCTTGATGTCTTCCTTGACGCCGGCCAGGCGTTCTGCATCTACCGTATGAGTGCTGTAGTCGGAGTCGAACTGCCAGCGTACCGGGAGGCGTACGGAGTTGAAGCCGGTAGCCTTGATGACGGCGAAATCGTCATCTTCAATGCAGTTGCCCCAGCTGCAATCCAGACTGTTGCCCTTGGAATCCCAAGAGTTGCCGAGATTGATACCCTTGCCGAGACGCTTGTTCATTGCACGACCCAGGGAGTAGTCGACGGGAACCGCGACCCTGGTGGTGTCAGGCTGATCTTCCGGATTTTGTGCAAGAGTGTGGTTTCCGCCACCTTGGTCACAAGCCATCAGACCGAGGCTGAAAATAAGTGCTAACGGGAATAATCTT from Fibrobacter sp. harbors:
- a CDS encoding alpha/beta hydrolase yields the protein MKSKFLKMAVVVAAALALVNCGDESNPANPDQNPIGELSSSSDVTGTPDVGVSSSSEIAGPIAGISSSSEIAGPVAGVSSSSEIAGPVAGISSSSEKPVAASSSSVAAPKSSSSEKVIPSSSSAAPKGIFLATDTDENKDYMEVEYLERTGPDGGAILSYPKRLSDTQKHGIVVWGPGGGTPPGDYPGMIKRLASHGFVVIAVSSSPGDGSKAIAALNWLEQKAKDSNGPLYNKLDFTKVGCSGHSMGGLESEQALIKDKRVITAIMNNSGDFSGNGAKQVPTGMGKTIALVYGEVGSEAPNAQNDYNNRDVKVPACLIRMENNNYGHGSGPWDGQAATVAWMRWHLGGEDFRKADFVGSTGKYIDGPVYTWQGAKGNWKGQCKNF
- the glgA gene encoding glycogen synthase; the protein is MNAAILTNEFPPEIYGGAGIHVKFLTQELAKLCHVEARCFGVQNDDADNIRAIGFSRKLGLNPKDDRFQKIFKPLDINLQWAATMDDIDVIHCHTWYSHFGGVLASRLLQCPLILTTHSLEPHRPWKAEQLGDGGYAMSCWIEKTAYEAADGVIAVSQGMKRDVMKLYGVPEDRVKVIYNGIDPDFYAPTFSNGILEKWGVDPNKPFVLFVGRITRQKGISQLIQAIPQIDKNAQVVLCAGAPDTQELADECKALIEEVQKTREGVIWIQEPVPHEELRVLYSHATVFATPSLYEPFGIINLEAMSCGTPVVGSAVGGIPEIIVDGETGFLVPLKPVSETNFEPADPKAFQTDFANKLNTILANPEMAKKMGEVSRKRAIDVFSWKAIAQQTYEFYQECIERYKKEGKR
- a CDS encoding thioredoxin family protein, producing the protein MNSMPPPDMWMDYSTGALSKDSKLIVNIVIPDNWHVNANVAADEFLKPSSIDVEAQGIKFGEPKWPTAIKEYSEALDLENLVFRGNFQVELPIESVEDGYDSTTTKVTFHYQACDNSICLAPAEKTIDIKGMSLGSVKKNDGEKFAIAFDDEAKENTDSTAATVATTPASSEAEPVTNEENGPAAGTLALLLFALLGGAILNLMPCVLPVLSLKLFSLIKQAGESRGRLLALGVSTAAGILVSFWVLAAIITIIKIGGGNAGWGMQFQSAGFIAFMVVILSAFAMSFFGVFEVWLPWGATTKMDAAGQKSGLVGAFFTGALLVLLSTPCSAPFLGTAMGFAFTASAPVLFLFFTAAGLGLAAPYLLVSAFPSMLKVLPKPGAWMVKLQKIMGALLLATVVWLLWIVNEQAGGVGVGIFAVVAVLSIAASVALGKIAPPGVAFIREIGVAVGAAAVLFIAWFGILAPRYEAEVQFRFDARMAEQMTEDGWYRYSPALIEEMAKAGRTVFIDVSADWCITCKANEAAVLNREDFTRAMDSLNVARVKADWTRETPDVNALLRSLGKSGVPAYAIYPKGDAGKQIVLPELLTTGAIVEKITK
- a CDS encoding sigma-70 family RNA polymerase sigma factor — encoded protein: MPKQGILTELNQKLERVWKENATQIYKLCSRRSNSIEVAKDLFQDVALKFCKSAHSLNLDEPMACWFSVVVKNAYCDQFRRRFRETSFSCLAENGIPYDVIPASASVHFNDEAGQADAEKELYFLMSELNARERASVELTFLEGVSLDEACVSQQVSRRGFTKRRQKAFLKMQKKRRDINNFLEKNDALTLILKKLLTKAG
- a CDS encoding CCA tRNA nucleotidyltransferase, with the translated sequence MAIVQTLAGENFEPELPKRLLKIADDIIAAGGRAYLVGGWVRDALLGKNCRDYDVEVYDLEQDQLLPILSKYGKTNLVGKAFGVIHLSMKGESLDFSFPRTESKVGYGHKGFVVKTDAKLSFKEAALRRDFTINAMGMELPDLKLCDPYGGIDDLKSRCLRHVGPAFAEDSLRILRGVQFASRFALNLAPETVEMCRTLSLDDLSIERLFEEFKKWLLKPGKPSLGLKAFIDIKLDEYFPEVNTSGELLDAMVGCRKGLTDEEAAELAFAALLSGNAFPGNGCEDVKALANKFLARITNEIHLVRKVPEILKCYSELNYETVPAAPVLRRLAVRLDGLKLLALLVKSTPKTQFKSASFAEDLWGAAESLGVLNVAPQPFLTGKMLIDLGVKPGKQMGEIIKKSFELQLDGELTNADAALAWAKAELSA
- a CDS encoding glycosyltransferase gives rise to the protein MGGILIACLTAIYTLLFLFFIIGLIRTRRYKGPKATPSVSVVVPMRNEEEFAQRTLEALAEQDYAGEWEVICVDDRSTDRTKEILENFAKDHPKFRVLSLPQDLPQIASPKKRALESAFKIAKNEILLTMDADCIPRKSWITSMAGRFVDGICIVQGPKQNNGSRTMPHLFQKLETLGYTAMEGAGFSWGHPIVASAACLAYKKELFFEVGGFGDLINLSSGDDDMLIHKMMKIPGTKVCYNLDKDAVIETAPVDTWKQLFNQRARWSSNGTSYESKAYIFLLTLIYTYYIWMFISPWCVLLLDCPWQWCVFSILPKIIVDFVFLSIAAAKLHAKRQMFAFIPTELIQIPMIVFCVPAGITGLFRWK
- the lpxA gene encoding acyl-ACP--UDP-N-acetylglucosamine O-acyltransferase, which codes for MIHPSAFVHPSAKVHESTFIGPWCLVDEGAEIGEGVRLESRVHVYGGVKIGANTRVFDGAVLGAPPQDLKYAGEPTRLEVGENCTIREYCTLNRGTVQGGGCTRVADKVLIMAYSHVGHDCQIGRGVVIANGCQLGGHVRIGEFATIGGVTAIQQRNQVGAYAFVGGTYKVDKDVPPCSKAFGSPIRFGALNLHALRLHPEEFPQERIEFFEKAFRELYRGKRPMAEVIEELKKGPEPLFQAFFDEHWGGTIIRP